The proteins below come from a single Triticum aestivum cultivar Chinese Spring chromosome 5D, IWGSC CS RefSeq v2.1, whole genome shotgun sequence genomic window:
- the LOC123124826 gene encoding beta-1,3-galactosyltransferase 6-like — protein MTMMKAPTSTSYSYLILAPVAILLLIFLLSSLSRTGAGAGSDGLGVLCARRAGAGHSVSARAEAAEPELSLLVGILTMPKRRERRDIVRLAYALQPAAAGARVDVRFVFCNVTDPVEAALVALEIMHHGDIIVLDCAENMNDGKTYAYFSSVPRLFAAAPYDYVMKTDDDTYLRVAALVGELRPRPRDDVYLGYGYNMSGDPKLFMHGMGYVLSWDLASWVSTAEEILARNDTLGPEDLMLGKWLNLAGKGRNRYDLKPRMYDLSWDMDNLRPDSVAVHMLKDNRRWATTLRYFNVTAGIKPSKLYHLP, from the coding sequence ATGACCATGATGAAGGCGCCCACATCCACCTCCTACTCCTACCTCATCCTGGCCCCCGTCGCGATCCTGCTCCTCATCTTCCTGCTCTCCTCACTCAGCcgcaccggcgccggcgccggctccGACGGCCTCGGCGTCCTCTGCGCCCGCCGCGCCGGCGCAGGCCACTCCGTGTCGGCgcgggccgaggcggcggagccggAGCTGAGCCTGCTGGTCGGCATCCTGACGATGCCGAAGCGGCGGGAGCGGCGCGACATCGTGCGGCTGGCGTACGCGctgcagccggcggcggcgggcgcgcgggtgGACGTGCGCTTCGTCTTCTGCAACGTGACGGACCCGGTGGAGGCGGCGCTGGTGGCGCTGGAGATCATGCACCACGGCGACATCATCGTGCTCGACTGCGCCGAGAACATGAACGACGGCAAGACGTACGCCTACTTCTCGTCCGTGCCGCGGCTGTTCGCGGCCGCGCCCTACGACTACGTGATGAAGACCGACGACGACACGTACCTGCGGGTGGCGGCGCTGGTGGGGGAGCTCCGGCCGCGGCCGCGCGACGACGTCTACCTCGGCTACGGCTACAACATGAGCGGGGACCCGAAGCTGTTCATGCACGGCATGGGGTACGTGCTATCGTGGGACCTGGCGAGCTGGGTGTCGACGGCGGAGGAGATCCTGGCGCGGAACGACACGCTGGGGCCGGAGGACCTGATGCTGGGCAAGTGGCTCAACCTCGCCGGCAAGGGCCGGAACAGGTACGACCTCAAGCCGCGGATGTACGACCTCAGCTGGGACATGGACAACCTGCGGCCGGACAGCGTCGCCGTGCACATGCTCAAGGACAACCGCCGGTGGGCGACCACGCTCCGGTACTTCAACGTCACCGCCGGGATCAAGCCGTCCAAGTTGTACCACCTGCCGTGA
- the LOC123120577 gene encoding uncharacterized protein: MARRHRRPNRVGCRARSPHRLRRRRAVAINLIRRASIWIGAPHNLKDAGEREATVATRELRSTLSQHEANPKVIPPHFTQRQEAYTVAVHGAECFRCTSRCVVLLFKSTGFAPCKPCSEIAEWRTPFAMKSQHRKLPTPAPSVSTATLLLLPLALLAAVLMVVYPNEFALQSSLAGAGCPDGASGISVAAHHVVAQVAPDFRLLMGVLTLPSRYERRHLLRMVYALQQPNLTARVDVRFFFCRIESVEQRLLVALEAMRYGDVVELDCPENMDNGKTHSYFSSVPALFGAGAYDFVMKTDDDTFFRLPQLAESLGRAPREDLYYGCMVPCDYVRGWNEYMSGMGYVISWDLVEWIVAAADQIRNHTVGPEDRTLYSWFSGAGKAKNRVDVKPAMYDFPQRGAPCAHELVPDTIAVHRLKNNFRWSTTLKYFNFTAGLEPSKFYRVV, encoded by the exons AtggcgcgccgccaccgccgcccgaacaGGGTTGGTTGCCGCGCCCGCAGCCCGCACCGCCTCCGACGCCGCCGCGCTGTAGCCATCAATCTGATCAGGCGTGCCTCCATATGGATCGGGGCCCCGCACAACCTCAAAGACGCGGGAGAGAG GGAAGCCACCGTTGCCACGCGCGAGCTAAGGTCGACTTTGAGCCAACACGAAGCAAATCCCAAGGTCATACCTCCACACTTCACGCAAAGACAGGAGGCGTACACCGTCGCCGTTCACGGGGCAGAATGCTTCCGCTGCACCTCTCGCTGCGTCGTGCTCCTCTTCAAATCAACTGGTTTTGCACCGTGCAAGCCCTGCTCAGAAATCGCAGAGTGGCGCACACCGTTCGCAATGAAATCGCAGCACAGGAAGCTCCCCACCCCGGCGCCATCCGTCTCGACGGCAACGCTCCTCCTGCTCCCCCTCGCGCTCCTCGCCGCCGTGCTCATGGTCGTGTACCCCAACGAGTTCGCCCTTCAGTCGTCGCTGGCCGGCGCCGGCTGCCCTGATGGCGCCAGCGGCATCAGCGTCGCGGCGCACCACGTCGTGGCGCAGGTGGCCCCGGACTTCCGGCTGCTCATGGGCGTGCTGACCCTGCCGAGCCGGTACGAGCGGCGGCACCTGCTCCGCATGGTGTACGCGCTCCAGCAGCCGAACCTGACGGCGCGCGTCGACGTCCGCTTCTTCTTCTGCCGGATCGAGTCGGTGGAGCAGCGCCTGCTGGTGGCGCTGGAGGCGATGCGGTACGGCGACGTGGTGGAGCTGGACTGCCCGGAGAACATGGACAACGGCAAGACGCACTCCTACTTCTCCAGCGTCCCGGCGCTCTTCGGCGCCGGGGCGTACGACTTCGTGATGAAGACCGACGACGACACCTTCTTCCGGCTGCCGCAGCTGGCGGAGTCGCTGGGCCGCGCGCCGAGGGAGGACCTCTACTACGGCTGCATGGTGCCGTGCGACTACGTGCGCGGGTGGAACGAGTACATGTCCGGCATGGGGTACGTCATCTCGTGGGACCTCGTGGAGTGGATCGTGGCGGCGGCGGACCAGATCAGGAACCACACGGTCGGGCCGGAGGACAGGACGCTCTACTCCTGGTTCAGCGGCGCCGGGAAGGCCAAGAACCGGGTGGACGTGAAGCCGGCCATGTACGACTTCCCACAGCGAGGCGCCCCCTGCGCGCACGAGCTCGTGCCGGACACCATCGCCGTGCACCGGCTCAAGAACAACTTCAGGTGGTCCACCACGCTCAAGTACTTCAACTTCACCGCCGGGCTAGAGCCCTCCAAGTTCTATCGCGTCGTTTGA